The Amycolatopsis jiangsuensis nucleotide sequence CCGCCGGTTTTTCGTGACCACTTCGAGCACGCTGACCCGCTGGGTGACCAGATCGACGTCAACGTCGCCGGTCGCGACGAAGCCTGCCGCGAGTCCCGCGACGGTCGCCTCCCGCATGTGCGGGAACGCGTTGTCGGTACCGGTCGACAAGGCGAGCAACGGCACGTCACCACACGCGGTGGCGGCGACCCGCGCCGTGCCGTCCCCGCCGAGGCAGACGATGACCGAGGCGCCGGCGTCGACCATCCGGCGCACTGCGTTGACCGTGTCCTGCGCCGAACCGGTCAGCGGGTCCTGGTCGCAGAACTCCACCCCCGGCACCGGGCCGGTCCCCTGTCCGAGCGCCCGCCGGACGGCCGCCGAGACACCACCGCGGTCGGTGGACACGAGCACCCGCCCCACCCCCGCGACGGCGAACGCGGACAGCAGCCGCTGCACCATGTTGGCCTTCTCCGCGGTGGGGAATACCGAGGCCCGCGCGACCAGCCGCCGGATGTCCTGTCCCGACGCCGGATTGGCGACAATCCCCGCCACGGCTTCGCCCACGACCACGTCTCCCTCGCCCCGCCGGGATTGTTGCGGCTCCAGGAGACCCCGAACAGGCACCGCGCGATAGGGTTGCAGCGAGTTGCAGTCGGCAAGATTCGCCCGGATGGCCCAGCACAGCGAGCGTCCGCGCGTGATTGGAAGCCGCAGAGCGGACGAGCGCGGGCTGAGGCTCGCCAAGCGGCGACCGGCCGGACGTCGCCGGCTCGTGACCCGCCGTCCGGCTGGGAACCGCTCGTGACGGCTGTTGCCACGCACGGCCGGAGCGGGAGGGCTGCGGCTTCCCGGAGCCGGGAAGTGGGCGGTCGAGACGTCGCTGAGCCGGGAGGGAACAGCGAGACTTCCAGGGGCGGAGGGAACGGCCCAGACTCCTCACAGTCAGGACGGGAGGGCTGAGAATCCCCAGTGTCTGGAGAGGGGACGGCCGGGACTCCGCACGGGACAGCCGAGGCTCCCCCGAGTCGGAAGGGAACCGACGAGAGACCAATTCAGGACGGGAGGGCCGAGACTCCCCCGGTGTCTGGAGTGGAAACCGCCGAGACTCCGCAAACTCCGGACGGGACAGCTGAGACTTCCCCAAGCCAGAAGGAAACCGCCGAGACCCCAGAGCCAGGACGGGACGGCCGAGACTTTCCAGGGCCGGTAAGGGGACGGCCGAGACGTTGCTGCAGGGGCCCTCGATCTCTCGCTGCCTGCCGGAGCACTTTGCACGGCCTCTCCGGGAGTACGAGTCCGCCCGCATACCGGCCCCCGGGAGCCCCCGGCCGCCGGATGTGAGGCGAAGTCACCGGCGAGAGCAAGCCGCATGACTTGGTCTGCGGCGACGCTTGCGCAGCTTCGGCGCATGCCCTCGCCACCTCACCCGACCGCCACCGTGACGCGACCCGCGATCATGCGCGCCCGTCGCAATCAACTGGTGACTCGTCACGGTCAGGTGCGACTCGCCGCCACCACGTGCAACCCACCACCATCATGCGCGACCCACCACGGTCAGATGTGAATCGCCGCGATCACGCGTGACTCGGGCGGTGCGGATTTGTACGACTCGCCGCAATGCCGTGCGACTCGCCACGGTCGTGTGCGGATCGCCGCGATCACGTGCAGATCGTCACGTTCACGTACGCCCCGCCACGGTAGGTGCGACTCGCCGCAATCACGTGCAACTCGCCACGATCATGCGCAGAGCGTCGCGACGGCGTGCAACTCGCCACGGCCAGGTGCGAATCGTCGCGATTATGCGTGACTCGGGCGGCGCGGTGAGTCGGCTGCGGGACTGTCCGTCGTGGACGGTCCCATGGTGTGGGAGCGGACCGTGGCGGTGAATCCCTCGTAGGTGTAGCCGGCCTCGTCCACCGCGGCCCGGATCGATGATTCGGCCACGGGCTCGGTGCTGCGGACGGTCACCTTTCCGGTTTCCACGTCGACAGTGACGGCTTCCACACCCGGTAGCGCGGTGAGTTCCTCGGTCACCGACTGTGCGCAGTGGCCGCAGGACATTCCGCTGACGAGGTACTCGTTGTCGATCATGAAGCGCAGCCTACGAGTCCGGTTCGGACTCGATCTGGGGCGTGCACGAAAAGGGCCGCCACCCGGCATGCGGGTGACGGCCCTCGTTCGAAGGACGTGGGTCAGATAACGCTGACCGACGTGGCCTGCGGGCCCTTCTGACCCTGGCCGATCTCGAACTCCACGCGAGCGTTCTCCTCGAGGGTACGGAAACCGTTACCCTGGATCTCGCTGTAGTGAACGAAGACGTCGCCGCCACCGTTGTCGGGAGTGATGAAGCCGAACCCCTTCTCGGAGTTGAACCACTTCACGGTGCCCTGAGTCATCTAACAATCTCCATACATAACACCAAGCGGGAAGCCACATCGACGTCCCGGGTCCATCCCCGGGCGACGCGCACCTTACGATGCTGAAGGAGACCCAACGCCCGCTGGATTCTGCGAGCGTGACTCAACACGAACACAAAAATCAAGACCAACGAAAGTAAAGCACAACCAGCGACGAGCGGACAACCCCGACTCACCCGCTCGGGTCCAGGTCCGGCACGCGCATCCCTGTGACCCT carries:
- a CDS encoding ATP-NAD kinase family protein, whose protein sequence is MGEAVAGIVANPASGQDIRRLVARASVFPTAEKANMVQRLLSAFAVAGVGRVLVSTDRGGVSAAVRRALGQGTGPVPGVEFCDQDPLTGSAQDTVNAVRRMVDAGASVIVCLGGDGTARVAATACGDVPLLALSTGTDNAFPHMREATVAGLAAGFVATGDVDVDLVTQRVSVLEVVTKNRRENALVDVAVTVSRHIGAKALWEPAALTELYCTFAEPDGIGLSSIAGQLCPSPRSSADGVALQLGPVAECAHVVHAPIAPGLVSRVGVRGWSVLRPGVRVDLAAAGGVIAVDGERELELKNGEGAYVELRSDGPWCVDVRAVMAEAATQGLLRTAGRKRG
- a CDS encoding heavy-metal-associated domain-containing protein, whose translation is MIDNEYLVSGMSCGHCAQSVTEELTALPGVEAVTVDVETGKVTVRSTEPVAESSIRAAVDEAGYTYEGFTATVRSHTMGPSTTDSPAADSPRRPSHA
- a CDS encoding cold-shock protein, with translation MTQGTVKWFNSEKGFGFITPDNGGGDVFVHYSEIQGNGFRTLEENARVEFEIGQGQKGPQATSVSVI